The genomic window TGACATTAAATTGAACACAAAATTACTTGAACAACACCTATTATGTGGTTGGGGTATTGCATTGCAGAAATGGGAGACTAAACAGACAAGGTAGTCTACTGAGTTTTTGTTCTCTGATGTGCAGTTCATGTAAGGgtattttgtctttgaaaattgGTTCTGTCTGAATGGGAGCAATTCAGCAATTCCTATTTTTGTTCACTTGCTTCAGAAGTAAAGACTATAAATGGAAGAGGTCAACGTAAATTTTTACCATCACTATTCACTCTCCAGTCAAGTACAGCTATTGAACACTGCTTGCTAATGGAGTTGGTGAATCCTATCCAAAAGCTTCAAGGCCTTTTATGTTATAACTTTCCTGCCAACATCTGAGAAATCATTGTTTGAAATAGTTGtcagtgctttattttttaactccCTCACTCTGTTAATTTATCTCTAGGAGTTCTAAAAGTAAccaaagtaaaaagaaaggtCCTCGTACCCCTAGTCCTCCTCCTCCAGTACAAGAGGACACTCCCCTagggaaaaaacacaaagaaaaacataaagcaaaagAACGTTCAGAAGAAAAGGCAAGGGAGGTGAAAGAGAGAGGGCGTGACTTCGAAAGgcacaaggagaaaaaagagaagcagaggtaAGTTATGTTGCATTATTAGCTTTTAATGTAACGTAGACCTTGTTTTTAAAGCTATCTTTTACAGAACGCTGAATAATAATACAGGAGTTATACCTGTTTTACCAACAACATTTTAGTACTCTTAAGTGTTTTAAGTGCATTATGTAGATGAATTGATAGACTATAACTAACAGATGGGTAGATTTTAATTATATAACATAGTAAGTTTGTAAAATGCCCTTTTGAAAGATGCATTACTTCTCAGGAAGTTGGACCTTCACCAGTGGAGCAGGTCATTCCAAAATCTTTATCAAAGTCATCCACTTGTCTGATTACCTACTTTTCTGAAATCTGAGAGGACAATTATCTTTATAAATTGGCAGTGGTATGTTTAAACTCTCTGTAATCTTCAGTAGGTTAAAGCATTCCTGAAGTAGTCAAAGACTGCTGGGATTTTAGAATTGCTTCACTTTTGCGtatgtacatatttatatattaacaAAAATGGTGGACTGCTATGACTATTCCTATAACTTTCTGAAGCATAAGCATCCATTTaaggtgaaaaataaataatctgcatttttaagtcTTGTGTTTTCTTGATGAAAACAGGGTACATGTTTGTAAGTCTTACTTTGTAACTGACATAGCAAAGACTAAGGAGTGGATGAACAgtgaattttgtatttttaattgattaaataaattatacCATATTTACTTTATATTATTTCCCTCATGCTTGCGCACTCCATTACTGGAAGGAAGTCGCAAGCAGTAGAAAAGAACATTCTAGGATTGAGACAGTGCTTGGCTTGTCACTGTACTATAATCAGGTATTGCTGCGGTGACTACAGCCTTTTGTTTCAGTATTGgattcttgtctttttttttccctacataaTAAAAACGAAGTAGTAATGTCAAATCTGCCTGAAGTACAGTGAGTGAAATAGTTGAAGGTTCTGACAGATTGCTTTCATTCATTTGCAGCTGGGATTAGCCTTTAAAAGTGCGAGTGAGGTTGGGGCTTCTCAAAGTTCTGATattacagaaatttttaaataaggtaGCAATATATTTCTCCATTGATGGAAGTTCTATTTCACTGTCACGTGAAATATTAGGTAAAATTACAAGaagatatttttggttttaccGTATTCTAGTTTTATATTTCACAGTCCAGCATAGCAAGAAATTTAGTGCATATTTTGCATTCTTGAGTTTTGCTAGCTTAAGTTAATTTCATATGTGAAATTATAGATGGAACAAATGATTCTATAACATAGTTCTTGATAACGCAGTCATGGATTCTGTCTTGGAGGTGTTTGTAGTTTCTCAGAAATGTACTAATGCCATCTTACACCTGTTAAACAAGCTGCTGTTTATGTTTCCCAGGGATCCCTCTGAAAGCTCCCGTAGACAGAAGCGTTCTCCTAGTCCTGCAGATCATTCTGGCAGTAATTCTTCCCCTTCCAGGGAGTATTCACCACCTGCTGCAAGGCGAAGGCAAACCTCCCGAGCTCCAGCCAAGTCAACCACTCACAAACATAACTTCTCACCTTCTCGCAGGTGGGAGGTCAATTACATGGATTTTGTTACCCTTAGTACTAGTTTGGAGATTTCCTCTGTTGGTTTGACTACTTGTTTATACCTGTCTGTTATGAATATGTTTGTGCCTCAAACACTTGAACTCTGAGACTAGGTTTTTTTTGCCAAGTCACTACACTGAGGGTACTTGTCATGTCAAGAACACAAGTCATGGTGCAGGCTTCTATTTATCAGTTCCTCTCAAATGTTTTGTCTTCAGGTAAAATCTCAGAAGTCTGATATGAGACAGAGTCCACCTGTGATTCTTtgggaacttttttttccccgcACCGTCCCCCTGGCTCTTCATATCTTTCTTGAGAAGCAGGCACAACTGGCTGAACAGTACAATATGAAGCTCCTTGCAGGAAGCTTTAAGGAAGATATCATGCTGCTAGTTCTAGggacttcagaaaaaattatttaccacCCAATAAAAAGAATGGAGCAGGCTCCCTATTTTGGTCTGAAAGAGTGTTAGCTTAGGTTTAGAATGGCAATGCTAAATACTACTGTAGTCCTATGTTTGAATAATAGAAAGGGAGACATTCTTGCTTTCTGCACTTCTGTTGAAGGGTGGAGGAGAAGCTCCAGATGTCCTGTATATCTGCGTGCagataaaacaagcaaaataaaacccatcCATTCAGCAATCCTAAAGAGTTGTAAGCAAGCTCTTTTGCTGCTGTGGTGACTCAATTCAGCTGGAACAACACTGAGTTGTTTTAAGCTAGATGTCACTGATGGACATTTTCTATAATTGGATTCTTTATAGGGAAGACAGTAGAGCAGCCCATTCCCCCTGCAACTGGCAGTAGTACAGAGTCTGAAAAATACCTCTTCAGTActctttgctctgcttttttgCTAACTCCGGGGTCTAACTGACTTACTCCACTGTCCTGTTTTCatctgggatagagttaattttcatcCTGGTAGCTGCTtacagtgctgtattttggatttaaCATGAGAGTAAtaaacacagcagtgttttatttgttgctaagtagtgctcACTCTTCAGTTCCCCATGCCCTGCTAGTGAGCAGATGCACAAAATGCTTGTGGGGATCATGGCCAagacagctgacctgaactggccaaaaAGATATTCCTTACTATAGAGTGTCATGGTCAGTATATGAACTGGAGGGAGTTGGTCAGTGCCAATCACTGCTCAGGGATGGACTGGGCATCAGTTCTGGTGGGCAAATGTATTTTGCATCACATTTTCTCTTGGATTttgttcttctctctctttttgttatCTCCCCAATAGCAGTAAAATTGCTATTATTGTTATCGTGATTattatgttttactttatttcaatttttaaactgttcttatctcaacccacaggtTTTTTCAATTTTTGTCTGATTTTCCTCCCCGTCCCGCTGGGGGTGGGAGTGGGAgtgggagtgagtgagcagctatgtggtacttagttgccaACTGTGGTTAAACCATGACATCCAGTCATTAGTGAATATATCTGGTTTTGTAGTGGAATCTGTGTTGTCTTTTACATAAAAAGCACATCCTTACACACTTGAGTTCCTACCTCAGTTTACCACTGATTTCACTTGGTATTCTGTTCCCAAGGCTTTGCTCCTTGGATCTGGATGTTTATTTGAAGCTACCAAACTGTACAGGACATTCAAAAGCAGGGACTTAAAATTAAGTGGAAATTTTGGAGATGTGTTGTCCATGTGTGGCTTTTCTAActcctgctcttctctttttgGTCTCTGGAGTTCTGTGAAGTGGAAGGGAGTTGGGAGTTAAGGGCAATGcatattttatgagaaaaagaTACTTGCAAGTTACTTTGATGCTGATAcggggaaaaaacccactactGAGCCCAAAGACTAGAAGTGTGTGTTTGTCCACATTAGACTGTGCATGGGATAACATATTATGAGGAAATTTGTTTGCCGTTGTGTAAATGATATTTAATTAAGTGATGGGATTTTGAAGATCAGAGACATTCTGTGTACATTTTATTCTATCAGGTATGAGTTTTCCCTGTGTAAGTAAACATTCACGTTTGCTAAAATTTTAAGTAACTGTGTGTATGTTTTTTCTGGATCCAAGTCTGAATTGGTTAAAGATAGATGCATATAATAAAAGATGTTAAATGTGTGTAAGAAGGAGACTGctgttgcttttgaaaaaagTTCAGTGCTGTTGTAAACAAAAATTCCTCTTAGTAGCACTGTAAAAGTTATCTGCCTAATTTTACCATGACCTCCGGAAAACATTTGATATTGAAGAAAACAGCGGCTCTTGAtttggggatggagggagaaataatgtagtttttttctgactcctccctctcttccccaggAAAGCATTCTGGTAGCTATGTAATATAATTTTGATTGGACAAATTGTTCTTGAATAttaagtaataataatttaaagataAGCATATTTTGGAGGTGTATCCATGGCAACCTAAAGGGAAAACTGGTTTGATGTTTTGTAGAAACATCAGAGGGTAGAGAATaggcaaattattttcattgcttttttatATGGTATGTTAAGAACCTGTCAAGTCAAATTATTACACTTATGCCTGTTCTAACTCTTTCTTGCAGATCTGCTTCCCCGTCAGGTCAGCATCATTCTCCCATATCCTCCAGACATCATTCCTCTTCATCACAGTCAGGTTCCTCTGTTCAAAGACATTCTCCTTCCCCACACCGCAAAAGAACTCCTTCCCCATCCTATCAAAGGACAACTTCCCCGCCTGCAAGGCGATCATCTTCTCCCTATCCCCCACATTCTTCCTCCCCACCTCAGAGGAAGCGAAGTCCTTCAAGACACCGATCtcctggaagagaaaagggaagacaTGATCGTGATCGGACTTCCCAGTCTCATGATAGGCGCCACGAAAGGCGGGATGGTATGAATAAAAAATGGcacttcagaataatttttgtttgttggcaaattgcattttgaaatttgattttcaaaTCATTGAAAATCATTTGCCTGCACCCATCCCAATGTCTAGGGGTGAAGAAAATACCAGCTGTATTTACTCTTCCTATGCTGTTGGTGCTGTTTTCAGGGACAGTGCATAGGAGTATTCCTGATAGGACTGCTTATGTAGGCTGGACTGATTGTAAAGATACTGTAGGTATATATCTAGGTCGTTCTTATGTAATGCAGTGATGGTGTCAGTTTAGGAAGTAGTTTTCTCAGCAGGATACTCATAAGTAACTATTACTCTTTTCTGTGAGGTGCCCAAATCCAGTCCTCACTGATTGCTCTGTCTATTGTCTTTTTAATTGACATTAAATGAGGTGCATGCAAAGAAACAGTCATTCCCTCGAGAAATCTGTAGAACTGGTGGAGCAATATGTGATGAGCAAACATGCTGTTTCTCTCAGGAGACACATTACAAAGAGTACATATGTCAGCTTTATTTTAGACTGGCTCTAAACTTATCTTGCTGTAGTAGTAGTattataaatatgtaattacaaaaaaaccaaacaaactttAGCAGGGCATTGAGGCCTTGCAAGTGGTCTAAATACAGCACAAATTTTCTGGAAGCGTGTGTAGAAAATGAGAGGAACCTATGATTGGAAAAGTAATGATCCTACCTTAAAGTTATTGAAATGTGCTTACTCTTTAGtatgtttgaattttttttaatgacacttACTGTCTTTTGAACAGTCAGATATTTGTAGAGATTTCTATTCACAGTAAGATCTTTAAAGCTTACTGAATGTGTAGATAGATTTCCAACACGATCTTCTTTGATTTACATATTAATTTTGATTCACTGTGTGTGATAAGTATTTTTTACTATATTATTTTAGTACCGCGTGCTAAGTTTTTGCTTGCTCTGATCAAGCTAGGTGTATAAcattcttttaaacattttacagaaactagagggaaaagagaaaaagaaagagaaacaagagatGACCGCGATTATGACCAAGAGCAGAGTACCTCCAGGGATCATAGAGATGACAGAGAGTCTCGTGATGGAAGAGATCGGAGGGACACAAGAGACAACAGAGATCGGAGGGAGCCAAGGGAATCCAGAGATACTCGAGACTCCAGAGATACGAGGGATTATAGCAGAGATACCAAAGACAGTCGTGATCAGAGAGACTCACGCTCCACACGGGATTCCCATGActacagagacagagagagtCGTGATGCCCATAAGAAGGATGACCAGTATCAAGAGGACTTGCGCAGCTATGGAAGATcccatggcagagaggagagCTCTCGTGCTGAAACAAGGAATGATTCCAGAAGTGAGTCCAGAAATGAGAGCAGAAGTGATAGAACTGGCAGAAGTCGAGGCAGAGGACCAGAATTATCTGACAAAGGTattgtataatttaaaaaattcatgtGTCCCTATCATTAGAGATTGAATATTTCCATTCATACTgcctttttaatatttgctaTAGAAACCAGATAgttcaaacttttaaaattatgttcaGTTCTATTGCTGTTAAATTAAAAGTACTGTTCAAATTATAGCACTCCTGTGTTCTCCATTCATTAAAGTAGCATAACATGGATTTTCTGCCATgccattttaaaacaaaccctAACCCTTACACCACTCTAATGTTTCTGCAACCCTGGGTTTTCCCCTGGGTAGTGAggtttttgtcttctttcaaaAGCAACAACATGTCTTAATACCTGAAAACCATCTTTCACATGCACCCACCTCTCTCCGCCACACCCCTCCGTCCCTTCTTGATTGTTCCCCcgaaaaatgggattttaatcttttgcaatatttttacaAGTCTgatgcactttaaaaaatagtttcGCTTACCACCTTTTAATCATTCTGtaatacattttgctttttcaggcTTATTGTGACATTTTCATGAGGGAGATGACATGCAGTTTTTACAGGAAAAGGGATCTCTGCTTTCTTTGATTATTCTTGCTGTGCTATCTGCAAGCTTACATCCTACTCAGAATAAATGTGAACTGTCTTTTGGACTGTTATATTTCTAGTCAGGAGACTTTGTACTATGACCAGGGGCTGGTGATTTATAAAGTCTTGATTTTGCAGTTTGAAAATAAGAACTTTACAATTAAAACGTGAAATTTGAGTTCTTGGTTAAGTAGAATTTGACGCTACAATCCCTGTCCCTGAACTGCTAATTCAAGTTTATTAGATATTATTGCTTTGGTTGGTATAAATATCAGTGGATTTCCTTACATGTGGAAGCTCATGTTTTATGTTGCTGCATCTCTATTAGGAAGTCGAGGGACTAGAGGATCCCAGGTTGATGGTCACAGCAGTAGCGGAAACTACCATGACAGCTGGGAATCAAGGAGTAGCTATGCTGATCGGGATCGCTATGACAGTCGAGATCAAGCAAGGGATTCCTCCTTTGAAAGAAGACATAGTGAAAGGGATAGGCGTGACAACAGAGAAAGAGGTATTCTAATATACATTTTTACAAGTACATGTGTAGTcaaatgtatatgtatacatgtgtatgtttctctctccctcctttttcctttcttgttctttctccaCATCACTGATTCATAAATAACTCATTTGACAGCATACACCGACACTAGTCCTATTCTTGGTATGTTAACTTCTGTAGTAAGATCTTCCGTTGGCAATGTGTGCATGAATACTGTGTCCTTTCTCCGGATGGCTGGATTTTGGAACCGTCTGGGCTTATTCATCGAAGTAGTCTTTTAACAAACTATACTTCTTCAAGGGATTTCATTGCTTTGAATGGATTGTGTTTCCCTTTGGGCAGAAAAATATAGAGAGCTTGAATTGAAAATTTATTGTCCTCTTCCTTAAAAATTTAGACCACTTCTGTAAGAGTAAATCCTTCACAGAGTTACAGTTCAAGACACAGTTTCCATAATTAGACCACAGTTCTAACATTCGTCATTCCGAGAAAAATTGAGATAGATTTGGATTGGTACTTAGTTCTCTGATATGTAAAGAATCTTTTTagtgtgattttaaaatgcaagctTGCAAAGTTGAGCTGTCTTTCTTCAACTAGGGCAAATATGTAAGTGTTCCAAACAACCACTGAAACAGCACTTCAAAAAGTGAAGTCATGTAAGAAGTGCTGACTATGCACATCTAATTGTCTAATTGTCAATATTTGATTCATATAAGACTTTCATATAGATGTTTTTTCAACAAAACTGACATAATAAATAAGAGTTACAGGACTTCTTTATGAAATCTAATACTTAGTATGCACAGCACAGTAAATCATATTACAATGTTATAGGCACcattaaaagaatgtgaaaCCTGTTCAACAAACCGACTGCATGGATTGAtgatttccctttttaaaaaagaagtgttaTATCCATGGCAGAAATGTCACTCAAGTTGGCTTTTAATTTTACCTGGTAACAGGGGAGCACTAAATCATTGTTAATTCACTCAGAGATGAAAATTGATTACACCGATGGAAATGCACACTTTATTGATTTAGTATTGTCCAGACTCCTCCTACTCCTGCCTGGTGGACATTGTCTCAGTTTACTGCAAAGTGCACTCTCAGCCTCAGAGTAATGGACCGAAAAATACCAACGTCATTcatgccatttttttctcttttgtaaagTGCTCTTAATATATATTGTAGGAAAATAGTTTTATTGATTTGCTGTGGCTCAAATACTACTAACATGAACATAGAAATTACTATGAAGTGGGCGAAACTTAtagaaaaactcaaaaaatatccaaaatgtAATTACTAATATGTAAGTAAGTCTGTGGAGAGTAAGTACAATTAGATTGCACTGTCCTTCTGGATCAGTAATTTTCTACATCCGTTTAGTTTTCCCTCTGACTCTAATCTactgtttgaaaaatgaaaaactcaGATTCTAAAGCTGTTAAGACTCTGCAGTGAATACGTATGAAAAATTTTAGCAGTTCTGCTTCCCATATCTCGTCCTTGCTTCTCTCTTGTGGGTTTGGTTGTGTATTTCTGTGCAGGGACCTCCTTCAGTGATGAGATAGgccattatttcttattttgcagAAGCTTTTACTATGTATTATAAATAGTCTGAGTACTTGTAAAGCACGTGACTCCTGATAGGTTTAGGAAGTCAGATTTTTGTGCAGAAGTCTTAACATTTCATATATGTGTCATTCACAGCTTTTTGAGGTCTTATACCAGATTTGGAATCACTGAGTAATACAATAGTAATAGCTATGCTCTTAAACATATATTTGTATTCTGAAGCCGTCCAGAAAAAATCtggtagaaaataaattctttttttggtAACTATCAGAGGAAAGCTCATTccttaaatattgaaatatctttcaaaattagttctgctttttgtcttctttcatcCTCAAAGGGAATTCTCAAGTTTCTGCAGGGAGTTTATGCAAACCAATATCTAGATTGCCAAAACAAAGGTTCTTGTGTTTTTATTAGTGTAGTGGAAGCAGTGCGTATCCCTTTAACACTTGGTAATCCAACCTGCTTCTCTTTGCAGACCAGAGGGCAAGCTCACCCGTACGACATCAAGGACGAAGTGATGATCTCGAGCGGgatgaaagaagagaagagcGAAGGGTGGATCGGTCTGATGACAGGAGAGATGAAAGGGCCCGGGAGAGAGAGCGAGAAAGGGAGAGGGACcgagaaagggaaagagaaagagaccgggaaagagaaagggagaaagaaagagagttGGAACGAGATCGTGCTCGGGAAcgggagagggagagagagcgGGACAAAGACAGGGATCGCGAGCGGGACCGAGACAGGGACCATGACAGGGAAAGGGAAcgagagagggagagggagaaggagcgGGAGCGAGAGCGTGAGGAACGCGAAAGGGAGCGAGAACGAGAAAGAGATCGGGAGCGGGAACGCGAAAGGGAGAGAGGTCGAGACAGAGATAAAGAAAGAGACCGCCAAAGAGACTGGGATgacaaggaaaaaggaagggaagaccGCAGGGATAAGAGAGAAGATATCCGAGAAGAAAGAAGCTCAAGAGATGTccatgaggaaagaaaatccaaGTGAGTGGATCTAAGTGTTACTTCagtcaaaggagaaaaaaaaggacagtctTTTACTGTTGAATTCTTTAAGTTAGTAAACAGGGGAGGATcataaggaagaaaacatcCTGTTTATGCAGAGGCCTGGTCTGGAGCCATGTCTCCCCTGCATCTGTGTGGCACATACTGGTGGCCCCCAAATCAGTACTATGCTGGTGAAGTTAATCTGATATTTTGTTAGTGCTGAATCATGGAGCTACTCAGGAGCTAACAGTGGTGTCAGACGATGTCATTTTCCCTTTCAAGTCTGCTTGCATGGTCTTGTCTCTAGTAATGCTTGCATTCTTGGAAACATAATAGAAGACTGTGGTACCTTTTGAAACCTGAAAGTCAAATAGCAGCTAACTAGGTCAGGATTTGTGACTTTATTCATCAAATTTCTGTGAAACATGCATTATGCTTTGCACTGCTATATTTTCAATACCAGAAGGTTACCAGTGAAGGCCTGAACAATATCCCAGGTTCATGTGTGGTGCTTCCTTTAAGTGTGTAGCACTGAtttgctttttgcatttttttgattTAGTGCAATAAAATTCTCATTGTTCCATTAGTAATGAGCAAAACAGTGTTACCCTTGTGATTGCTTTGCTTGGAAATAAGTGTGTGAGGGAATTGTGGATTCCTATAAATAGTGTAATATGGGTTCTCCCTCTTTCCACAGGGGGATGAAGTAAGGAAGCACCTGGGTGGGGACTTAGTTTCCAGCTGGGGTCAGCTTGCTGCAAGGATCATTGCCACAGGAAAAATTGACCTTTATAGTCTTTTGTAACTTTTTGGCAAAAAGGTAGTTGCCTTAAATCTTTGAATTTTGGTTTAAGGTGTCTTACACTATGCTCAAAAAACTGATCATACTTTCAGTTTTGGAATAATAGCTTAAAAAACTACAAAACTTCCTGGCATCTTTAAATGTATTGTCTTCTGTATGAGGTGCTTAGACTTCAGGGATTGTATTGATGATAAATTCAGAGATTCCTGAAGAACTTTGATGGTAAATATTTGTTCTGCAGGAAGCGTCACAGAAACGAAAGCAGTCCAAGTCCTCGTCAGTCACCCAAACGTCGCCGGGATCACTCTCCTGATAGTGATGCTTACAACAGTGGAGATGATAAAAGTAAGTGGGAGTGGGCTGTCTCTGCAGCTGGATCCAGCTTTCCCTGTGTCTATGGAAAATAACTTGCaatctgaaatagaaaaacacGGGGAAAGTTTTTGTAAGTGTCCTCCCCGTATTTTTATGAACTCTGCCATTTGTCTGAATCCttgtttgtcttttattttgtcactgtGTGTTGTGTCTGTCAGGTGATAGTGTCTTCCACATCTGCTGTTTAAGATGCATGTTCACCAAAATGGAAATAGCCTGTTACTGCTGCAGCAGTAGAAAAAATTTAGGAAATCTAACTGAAGTAATGGATTATATGTTTTAATTGACACTTTATTTTGCATGCAGAAGATACCAAATGCTCACACTTTCTCCTTCCTAAACAATAGAAGTAcattctttttcacattttgtaGATGAAAAGCACAGACTGCTGAGCCAGGTTGTGCGGCCACAGGAATCCCGGTCACTGAGCCCCTCTCACGTTACAGAAGAGCGGCAGAGTCGCTGGAAAGAAGAAGAGCGAAAATCGGACAGAAAGGAAAGTTCCCGGCGTTATGAAGAACCGGAGTTTAAAGAGAGGGTTTCTTCAGCAGATAAGCAAAGAGAGCAACCAGATGCTTCAGAAGGCTCCCGATCCAGGGTTCAGGAAAATCTTGGACACCGTCCCTCTGAAGAAAGAGATGCTTCTGATAGAATGCATGATGACAGCAAGAAGAAGTCTAAGGTACAGAAAAAGGccacaaagaagaagaaagatgatGACAGTGGGGTGGAAAGGTACGCTAATGAATCGACAACTGAGGAAAGCCAGGTCTTTTCACCCAAGAAAggtcaaaaaaggaaaaatgtagagaaaaaGCGGAAGAGATCCAAGGGTGATTCTGAAGTTTCTGATGAAGAAATTGTTCCAcaccataaaaagaaaaaaggcccAAGAACCCCTCCTGTAACTAAAGATGAATTGGTTGAAGCACCACCTGAGAAAGCTGTGGCAGAAGTCCCCAcaaaaagagaagatacaaCATTTAGTGACTGGTCAGATGAAGATGTTCCTGAACGTGGTGATATTGTTGTTCCAGAAAGAAGCACTGATGATTCCCATAGAAAAAGTCACAGGACGAGGGGAGAAAAGGTGGAAGCCCCTCATGTTACTATAGAGGATGGACCACACCGCAAACCTGTGGATCAGAAGCGCAGCAGCAGCCTTGGTAGCAATCGGAGCCATGCCTCGAGCAGACTTAGATCCCCTTCCAATGAGTCAGCACATCGCAGTGGAGATGACCAGACTGGACGGAAGAGGATCCTGCACAGTAGCTCTAGAGAcagggatagggacagggacagagagaagaaaagcttaGAAATCACTGAACGGAAGTCCAGAATCGATCAGTTGAAGCGAGGGGAACCCAGTCGCAGCACATCTTCAGGTAAAAAGATACATTTTAGTGAGACTGACTGTCATTCTGTGTACAAATCCCAAATGATTCCTGCATGGCTCTAATTAGCGTGACAGGAGAGGGAGGTGCCATTCACTGTAAAACTGAATGAATTAAGAGTCCTGCAAGTGTTACCACACTTGAGAAGCTGATCC from Chiroxiphia lanceolata isolate bChiLan1 chromosome 2, bChiLan1.pri, whole genome shotgun sequence includes these protein-coding regions:
- the ZC3H13 gene encoding zinc finger CCCH domain-containing protein 13 isoform X2, with product MPPCARRAAPPAGAVLQTPSHVLGSSPFVICLYKMSKIRRKVTVENTKTISDSTSRRPSVFERLGPSTGSTAETQCRNWLKTGNCLYGNTCRFVHGPSPRGKGYSSSYRRSPERPTGDLRERMKNKRQDIEAEPQKRSTEESSSPVRKESSRGRHREKEDIKITKERTPESEEENGDWETNREDSDNGDVNYDYDHELSLEMKRQKIQRELMKLEQENMEKREEIVIKKEISPEVVRSKLSPSPRKSSKSPKRRSSPKSSSSTSKKEKKASTVSSPLLDQQRSSKSNQSKKKGPRTPSPPPPVQEDTPLGKKHKEKHKAKERSEEKAREVKERGRDFERHKEKKEKQRDPSESSRRQKRSPSPADHSGSNSSPSREYSPPAARRRQTSRAPAKSTTHKHNFSPSRRSASPSGQHHSPISSRHHSSSSQSGSSVQRHSPSPHRKRTPSPSYQRTTSPPARRSSSPYPPHSSSPPQRKRSPSRHRSPGREKGRHDRDRTSQSHDRRHERRDETRGKREKERETRDDRDYDQEQSTSRDHRDDRESRDGRDRRDTRDNRDRREPRESRDTRDSRDTRDYSRDTKDSRDQRDSRSTRDSHDYRDRESRDAHKKDDQYQEDLRSYGRSHGREESSRAETRNDSRSESRNESRSDRTGRSRGRGPELSDKGSRGTRGSQVDGHSSSGNYHDSWESRSSYADRDRYDSRDQARDSSFERRHSERDRRDNRERVFPLFADQRASSPVRHQGRSDDLERDERREERRVDRSDDRRDERARERERERERDRERERERDREREREKERELERDRARERERERERDKDRDRERDRDRDHDREREREREREKEREREREERERERERERDRERERERERGRDRDKERDRQRDWDDKEKGREDRRDKREDIREERSSRDVHEERKSKKRHRNESSPSPRQSPKRRRDHSPDSDAYNSGDDKNEKHRLLSQVVRPQESRSLSPSHVTEERQSRWKEEERKSDRKESSRRYEEPEFKERVSSADKQREQPDASEGSRSRVQENLGHRPSEERDASDRMHDDSKKKSKVQKKATKKKKDDDSGVERYANESTTEESQVFSPKKGQKRKNVEKKRKRSKGDSEVSDEEIVPHHKKKKGPRTPPVTKDELVEAPPEKAVAEVPTKREDTTFSDWSDEDVPERGDIVVPERSTDDSHRKSHRTRGEKVEAPHVTIEDGPHRKPVDQKRSSSLGSNRSHASSRLRSPSNESAHRSGDDQTGRKRILHSSSRDRDRDRDREKKSLEITERKSRIDQLKRGEPSRSTSSDRQDSRSHSSRRSSPESDRQVHSRSGSFDSRERLQDRDRHDHDRERERDRREGRQRDWDRDVDKDWPRSRERERLRERERDREKRRELERERDRQLPDTAERERERTLDISSQKESTKHSETKLDRDHEKEFDGVCRDSAASEKEKTDKDLGPLQGFEDGNEAEKVESLEGGEDETKTNDVQSLGSGAGEYEPISDDELDEILAGDAEKREDQQEDEKMPDPVDVIDVDWSSLMPKQPKEPREPGAALLKFTPGAVMLRVGISKRLAGPELFTKIKETCQRVLEKPKDAENLFEHELGALNMAALRRKEERAGLLSNLGPCCKALCFRRDSAIRKQLMKNEKGATKQTYTNSAAMDSDLLRLSLRLFKRKTVCQVPGQEKTEDSKIPQPTIQQEVCVT